In one Parageobacillus genomosp. 1 genomic region, the following are encoded:
- a CDS encoding C40 family peptidase, protein MMPVSYVSLTTEEAIAKYKKNYDEYVKKELVRVAQYREAYKHIKGSLADQIVERAIWYMEHGYTVYGHGYNSYHSDGVVDCSGFTKLVYGDFGFELTGVAKKYDNIGTRVEGVYKKIVDGYWSLEGLENLRPGDILTWWKQRPDGTFYIGHVGIYMGQLDGNPAVICTASGAPTAIGIITGFKRWYGLHFYNAQRILPEGSWTPGKVIPGHEDRGPVIPERYVLPPQKPIVMPNTQNSQEQ, encoded by the coding sequence ATGATGCCTGTTTCCTATGTATCTTTGACAACAGAAGAAGCGATCGCTAAATACAAAAAGAACTATGATGAGTACGTCAAAAAGGAATTAGTGAGAGTGGCTCAGTATAGAGAAGCATATAAACATATCAAGGGAAGCCTGGCCGATCAAATCGTAGAACGCGCGATATGGTATATGGAGCATGGCTATACGGTATATGGCCATGGCTATAACTCATACCATTCCGACGGAGTTGTCGATTGTTCGGGGTTTACGAAATTAGTCTATGGCGATTTTGGTTTTGAATTAACTGGCGTCGCTAAAAAATATGACAATATCGGTACAAGAGTGGAAGGTGTATATAAGAAAATAGTTGATGGGTATTGGAGCCTCGAAGGGTTAGAAAACCTTCGTCCCGGAGATATACTCACTTGGTGGAAACAGCGGCCCGACGGTACTTTTTACATCGGCCATGTTGGGATTTACATGGGGCAACTCGACGGAAACCCAGCGGTAATCTGCACAGCAAGTGGAGCTCCTACAGCCATTGGGATTATCACCGGCTTTAAACGCTGGTATGGACTGCATTTCTATAATGCTCAACGAATTCTGCCGGAAGGCTCATGGACACCGGGAAAAGTGATTCCTGGCCATGAAGACAGAGGACCGGTTATTCCAGAGCGATATGTACTCCCGCCGCAAAAGCCTATTGTTATGCCTAACACCCAGAATTCCCAGGAGCAATAA
- a CDS encoding YheC/YheD family protein translates to MQTETVDFGFIYNAKKQQHIFPKMIDHFRKLSEEYNIRTVLFTLQNLDLEEQAISGTIIEGDQVSQGFCELPPLIYNFALHSTEDKIGKMRNLRKMENIMVINPVNRFVQGIIFEMLASLTGSEQFLLPSVTLNAATLTEYLHKYDTLFLLPEKTFHPPKAVVIKKTRNDNYMICIGQNGQICEKNDIVNYIQKMTNNKKHILMKGIECFQWENGPLEARIYLQKDANGEWSVTTIAAKNGIFSRNAFCHSKISDILCDLYHNKNVEETLADVSLRIGGFLDFYIPFMGSCTLDYIFDENGCPYLIYVAGFEQDPYLYHHMDSEAQSNLLNNAFHYLLFLMHNHVTERGATK, encoded by the coding sequence GTGCAAACAGAAACCGTTGACTTTGGTTTTATATATAATGCAAAAAAACAGCAGCACATTTTTCCAAAAATGATTGACCACTTCAGAAAATTATCGGAAGAATACAACATAAGAACCGTCTTGTTTACATTACAAAATCTGGATTTGGAGGAGCAGGCCATTAGCGGCACGATCATAGAAGGAGATCAGGTAAGTCAAGGATTTTGCGAATTACCCCCTCTTATTTATAATTTTGCCCTTCATTCGACCGAAGATAAAATTGGAAAAATGAGAAACTTAAGGAAAATGGAAAATATAATGGTCATCAATCCTGTTAATCGTTTTGTTCAGGGCATCATTTTCGAAATGTTAGCCTCTTTAACGGGCTCTGAACAATTTCTCTTGCCCTCAGTAACATTAAATGCCGCTACTTTAACAGAGTATCTTCACAAGTACGATACGCTATTTCTTCTGCCGGAAAAAACGTTCCATCCACCAAAAGCTGTGGTCATCAAAAAGACTCGGAACGACAACTACATGATTTGTATCGGCCAAAACGGACAGATATGCGAAAAGAACGATATCGTTAACTATATCCAAAAGATGACGAACAACAAAAAACATATTCTAATGAAGGGAATTGAATGCTTTCAATGGGAGAACGGCCCCTTGGAAGCCAGAATCTATCTTCAAAAGGATGCAAACGGCGAATGGTCCGTTACAACCATAGCGGCCAAGAACGGCATATTTTCAAGAAATGCATTCTGTCATTCCAAAATAAGCGATATACTCTGCGATCTTTATCATAACAAAAATGTTGAGGAAACATTAGCCGATGTTTCTTTACGAATAGGAGGATTTTTAGATTTTTACATTCCCTTCATGGGGAGTTGTACACTTGATTATATATTTGATGAGAATGGTTGTCCCTACCTCATTTACGTTGCTGGTTTTGAACAAGATCCATATTTGTATCATCACATGGATTCGGAGGCACAATCGAATCTTCTGAATAATGCTTTTCATTATCTGTTATTTCTTATGCATAACCATGTAACGGAAAGGGGGGCAACAAAATGA
- the aepY gene encoding phosphonopyruvate decarboxylase, translating to MINTKMFGEELKKMGFHFFSGVPCSFLKNLINYAINDCEYVAATNEGEAVAIAAGAYLAGEKPVVLMQNSGLTNAVSPLVSLNYPFRIPVLGFVSLRGEPGIPDEPQHELMGRITTQMLDLMEIKWEYLSADFEQAKNQLVRAHSYIERDQTFFFVVKKNTFEKEPLKDQKQRSNLNVLKVGKTKDDQLPTRIEALKLINSLKDDKTVQLATTGKTGRELYEIEDAPNNLYMVGSMGCVSSLGLGLALAKKDKDIVVIEGDGALLMRMGSLATNGYYAPKNMLHILLDNNTHDSTGGQSTVSHNVNFVDIAAACGYSKSIYVHNLEELESCIKDWKREKSLTFLYMKIAKGSKEGLGRPKMKPYEVKERLKVFLND from the coding sequence TTGATAAACACTAAAATGTTCGGTGAAGAATTAAAAAAGATGGGCTTTCATTTCTTCAGCGGAGTACCGTGTTCTTTTCTAAAGAACTTAATCAATTATGCGATTAATGATTGCGAATACGTTGCGGCAACAAATGAAGGTGAAGCGGTGGCGATTGCCGCGGGGGCTTATCTGGCAGGCGAGAAGCCGGTCGTTCTCATGCAAAATTCAGGGTTAACCAATGCCGTATCGCCATTGGTTTCCCTGAATTATCCTTTCCGGATTCCTGTGCTCGGATTTGTAAGCCTGCGAGGCGAACCAGGCATTCCTGATGAACCGCAGCATGAGTTGATGGGACGTATCACAACACAAATGCTGGATCTTATGGAGATTAAATGGGAATACTTATCTGCTGACTTTGAGCAGGCAAAAAATCAACTCGTGCGAGCTCATTCATATATCGAAAGGGACCAAACCTTCTTTTTTGTCGTGAAAAAAAATACGTTTGAGAAAGAGCCGTTAAAGGATCAAAAACAACGATCTAACTTAAACGTGTTAAAGGTCGGGAAAACGAAAGATGATCAACTTCCAACCCGAATCGAAGCATTAAAACTGATCAACTCATTAAAGGATGACAAAACCGTTCAGTTGGCTACAACCGGCAAAACAGGACGGGAGCTCTACGAGATTGAAGATGCTCCGAATAATCTATACATGGTGGGTTCCATGGGCTGTGTCAGTTCTCTGGGACTTGGGCTTGCACTGGCCAAAAAAGATAAAGATATCGTCGTTATTGAAGGAGACGGAGCCTTGCTGATGCGCATGGGAAGCCTGGCTACAAATGGATACTACGCTCCAAAAAATATGCTGCATATTCTATTGGATAATAACACACATGATTCGACAGGCGGCCAGAGCACTGTATCACACAACGTAAATTTCGTGGATATTGCGGCAGCTTGCGGCTACTCGAAATCTATTTACGTTCATAACCTTGAAGAATTGGAATCGTGTATCAAAGATTGGAAGAGAGAGAAAAGTCTTACGTTTCTATATATGAAAATAGCTAAAGGATCCAAAGAAGGTCTCGGGCGGCCGAAAATGAAGCCATATGAAGTGAAAGAAAGATTGAAGGTGTTTCTTAATGATTAA
- a CDS encoding YheC/YheD family protein: MKWIKVEREDTGEIEDSVNTIYVSKNLADKLKTQTKLIFGQNEIPITVQASSSIDECSGDHFHDPALIRLSQNVFDQLLIQKSVTYQIRYTDTTIYIGPVIGFLLGDQHYYYHHRRLKELTDAMGVYEKVGGLFIAFRHCSISWREKCIYGLYFNYENKRWVYGKLPLPSVVYRRGFNSRNNFVNECSDVSSWEVFNAVRFDKWQLYTQLKENDRLNPYLPETALLSVDSLLAFLHKYSKVILKPNKLSRGRGISIITSKPDGTLEVHDYRQFTNFTIPASQLEDYLHEGKYLKRDYIIQPFLDLARIDGSPWDIRVVMQKNRWKQWVCNGIECRLAGTGKMITNISNGGRALDLSEALTLAFGSEVDPTQVRKDILSISMEFCKMMDKTGFHFAEFGLDLALDQQKHYWFIEANVRPTFKGFKTLDDRIYRRICYEPILYSASIAGFGWEDSDESEI, from the coding sequence ATGAAGTGGATCAAAGTGGAGAGAGAGGACACGGGGGAGATTGAAGATTCAGTAAATACGATATATGTTTCAAAAAATCTGGCAGACAAATTGAAAACTCAGACCAAACTGATATTTGGTCAAAACGAAATCCCCATCACAGTACAAGCTTCATCCTCCATTGATGAATGTTCGGGAGATCATTTTCATGATCCTGCTCTGATCCGGCTTTCCCAAAATGTATTTGACCAGCTTTTGATTCAGAAATCTGTCACTTATCAGATACGCTATACCGACACAACAATTTATATAGGTCCAGTTATTGGTTTTCTGCTTGGTGACCAGCATTATTATTATCACCATCGCAGATTGAAGGAATTAACGGATGCTATGGGGGTTTATGAAAAAGTAGGGGGTCTTTTCATCGCGTTCAGGCACTGCTCCATAAGTTGGCGAGAAAAATGTATTTATGGCCTATACTTCAACTACGAGAACAAAAGGTGGGTATATGGCAAATTGCCTCTGCCGTCAGTCGTTTATCGAAGAGGATTTAATTCCAGGAATAATTTCGTTAACGAATGCAGCGACGTTTCCAGTTGGGAAGTATTTAATGCTGTAAGGTTTGATAAATGGCAGTTGTATACTCAGTTAAAGGAAAATGATCGGCTGAATCCATATTTGCCAGAAACGGCATTATTAAGTGTTGACAGCTTATTAGCATTCCTCCATAAATATTCAAAAGTCATTCTGAAACCTAATAAGCTTTCTAGAGGCAGAGGGATATCGATTATCACATCCAAGCCTGACGGAACACTGGAAGTTCATGATTATCGACAGTTTACCAACTTTACGATTCCCGCATCACAATTGGAGGATTATTTGCACGAAGGAAAATATTTGAAACGCGATTATATCATTCAGCCTTTTTTGGATTTAGCGCGAATCGACGGCAGTCCCTGGGATATAAGAGTAGTGATGCAAAAAAACAGATGGAAGCAGTGGGTTTGTAATGGAATAGAGTGCAGACTTGCAGGGACGGGGAAGATGATTACGAACATTTCCAATGGAGGTAGAGCGCTTGACTTGAGTGAAGCGTTAACATTAGCCTTTGGTTCCGAAGTGGATCCTACTCAAGTGAGAAAAGATATTCTCTCCATTTCGATGGAGTTTTGCAAAATGATGGATAAAACAGGATTCCATTTTGCTGAATTTGGATTGGATCTTGCTCTTGATCAACAAAAACATTACTGGTTTATAGAAGCTAATGTTCGTCCAACCTTTAAAGGATTTAAAACATTGGATGATCGCATCTACCGACGGATATGTTACGAACCTATTCTTTATTCAGCTTCTATTGCCGGTTTTGGCTGGGAGGATAGCGATGAATCCGAAATATAA
- a CDS encoding YheC/YheD family protein, whose amino-acid sequence MKRYMKWIPEKKDNMIFLPESIIEEREVIPRRMILQVGIWRREVEVEIHSGIPENTIGLSSAIKLPFQLPEHLPYEIEMKGRKLHLGPVIAFMAFKEERDITPESLNAYKDYLSSYSDIRGLIYICAANRVHSSTQTVEGYYYDPAVKKDETPWKYGFFPYPDVIYRKIDVKKLVYDQIVSKIGENMFNSYLFDKWELWQWLSPYPYLREHLPYTQQLKNIQSLDHMLSLYGSVYLKPIEISNEKRLFKVDQTWGGYRFADESAGEICFHSKEEATEFLNGLITHEDYLIQQAVSTKSYGEHRLDFRVILQKNSSKHWNCSGIIARLGDKTEITANFDRSGIFLTGKEALRKVFQMNEREVFLKEQEMIDLCVSACKTLDKCGGNYADLAIDLIIDENLKVWLIEIHPLYDHQLPLYSIKDREMYLKVVTAPFEYAKSLAGFS is encoded by the coding sequence ATGAAGCGGTATATGAAATGGATTCCAGAGAAAAAAGACAACATGATTTTTCTTCCCGAATCCATCATAGAAGAAAGGGAAGTTATACCTCGGCGGATGATCTTACAAGTTGGCATATGGAGACGGGAAGTCGAAGTGGAGATTCATAGCGGCATACCTGAAAATACGATTGGCTTATCAAGCGCAATAAAACTGCCTTTCCAATTGCCGGAACACCTTCCATATGAAATAGAAATGAAAGGAAGAAAACTGCATCTCGGCCCGGTGATTGCCTTTATGGCCTTCAAGGAAGAACGGGATATCACGCCTGAGTCATTAAATGCGTATAAGGACTACTTAAGCAGCTACTCAGACATACGAGGACTTATTTATATTTGTGCAGCCAATAGAGTCCATTCATCCACCCAAACTGTTGAAGGTTATTACTACGACCCGGCTGTGAAAAAAGATGAAACTCCATGGAAGTATGGTTTCTTTCCGTATCCGGACGTCATCTACCGAAAAATAGATGTAAAAAAGCTAGTGTATGATCAAATTGTTTCTAAAATTGGAGAAAATATGTTCAATTCCTATTTATTTGATAAATGGGAATTATGGCAATGGCTCTCCCCATATCCTTATTTGCGCGAACACTTGCCATATACCCAACAGTTGAAAAACATTCAAAGCTTGGATCATATGTTATCCTTATATGGATCTGTCTATTTAAAACCGATAGAAATAAGCAATGAAAAGAGACTTTTCAAAGTGGATCAAACATGGGGCGGATATCGTTTCGCTGACGAATCTGCAGGAGAAATATGTTTTCATTCCAAAGAAGAAGCAACGGAATTTCTGAATGGCTTAATAACGCATGAGGACTATCTTATACAACAGGCAGTTTCAACCAAGAGCTATGGAGAACACCGCCTTGATTTCCGAGTCATTCTGCAAAAAAATAGTTCCAAACATTGGAACTGTTCGGGCATCATTGCCCGTTTGGGGGACAAAACTGAAATTACCGCCAACTTTGACCGGTCAGGAATCTTTTTAACTGGAAAGGAAGCATTGAGGAAAGTTTTTCAAATGAACGAAAGGGAAGTATTTTTAAAAGAACAGGAAATGATTGATCTTTGCGTCTCAGCTTGCAAAACCCTTGATAAATGTGGAGGGAATTATGCGGATTTGGCCATTGATCTGATCATAGATGAAAACTTAAAAGTGTGGTTAATAGAAATCCATCCGCTGTATGACCACCAATTGCCTCTCTATTCGATCAAAGATAGGGAAATGTATTTAAAAGTAGTGACCGCTCCCTTCGAATATGCGAAATCTCTAGCTGGTTTCAGTTAA
- a CDS encoding 2-aminoethylphosphonate aminotransferase, which produces MIKTAVILAAGMGTRLGERTKNQPKGFLMLDEKPIVEQSICKLLEMGIEKIVIGTGYLAEAYECLATQYPQITCVRNDEYEKTGSMYTLYNLKDRISDDFLLLESDLIYEKEALDILINNKRPDVILASELTGSDDAVFIETDEYRFLRNMAKKENELNHIYAELVGITKISYPTFQAMCNFAEASFDDDLKLDYEHALVGISNQVNLYVHKLDDLAWCEIDNEHHLLRAERYIYPMIKVKEKNVPPVKRNILLNPGPATTTDTVKYAQVVPDICPREEEFGNVMQFISDELTRFVADPEHYTTVLFGGSGTAAVEAILSSVIGEEAVLIVNNGAYGKRMCQIAEAYGLNYIEYRSRPDEPLDLAAIEAMIQNSARKISHLAVVHNETTTGLLNDIESIGRLCKKYQIQMIVDAMSSFGAIPIDMEAMNISYLAASSNKNLQGMAGVAFVVAKKDHLEMTKHLRPRNFYLHLYSQYKYFLETKQMRFTPPVQTLYALKQAIIETRLEGIEKRYERYTKSWEVLINGITRLGLTHLVKKEHHSRIITAIMEPNIPSYDFQEMHDYFYRHGYTIYPGKLDGQNTFRVANIGDITYKDMELFVNLLEQYLISIGYCTERKEINGDSKT; this is translated from the coding sequence ATGATTAAAACGGCAGTCATTTTAGCGGCGGGAATGGGAACCAGACTGGGAGAAAGAACGAAAAATCAGCCTAAAGGCTTCTTAATGCTTGATGAAAAGCCAATTGTAGAACAGTCTATTTGCAAATTGCTTGAGATGGGAATCGAAAAGATCGTGATTGGAACAGGCTATTTGGCGGAAGCTTACGAGTGTCTGGCTACGCAATATCCGCAAATTACATGCGTACGTAATGACGAATATGAAAAAACAGGCAGTATGTATACCCTTTACAATTTAAAGGATCGTATTTCTGATGACTTTCTTCTTCTTGAGAGTGACTTAATTTATGAAAAAGAAGCGTTAGATATATTAATCAACAATAAAAGGCCGGATGTTATTTTGGCGAGTGAGTTGACAGGTTCGGATGACGCAGTATTTATCGAGACCGATGAATATCGTTTTTTGCGAAATATGGCAAAAAAAGAAAATGAACTCAACCATATCTATGCGGAGTTAGTAGGCATTACGAAAATCTCCTATCCTACTTTTCAAGCCATGTGCAACTTTGCGGAAGCGAGCTTTGATGATGACCTTAAACTCGATTATGAACACGCTCTTGTCGGCATTTCCAATCAAGTTAATCTATACGTTCACAAGTTGGATGATCTTGCCTGGTGCGAAATTGACAACGAACACCATTTACTTCGCGCGGAACGTTATATCTATCCGATGATTAAAGTGAAAGAAAAGAATGTTCCGCCGGTAAAAAGAAATATCTTGCTAAATCCAGGGCCTGCGACAACGACCGATACCGTTAAATACGCGCAAGTAGTCCCTGATATCTGTCCGAGAGAAGAAGAATTCGGCAATGTAATGCAATTTATTTCCGATGAACTCACAAGATTTGTTGCAGACCCCGAGCATTACACCACTGTTTTGTTCGGGGGATCGGGCACCGCAGCCGTTGAAGCAATATTGAGCTCGGTAATTGGTGAGGAGGCTGTGCTTATTGTCAATAATGGCGCGTATGGCAAGAGGATGTGCCAGATTGCGGAGGCATATGGGTTGAATTATATCGAATATCGAAGCAGACCAGACGAACCTTTGGACCTTGCTGCGATAGAAGCGATGATTCAAAACTCTGCACGTAAAATTTCCCATCTGGCCGTCGTCCATAATGAAACAACGACAGGCCTCCTGAATGATATTGAATCCATTGGACGTCTATGCAAAAAATATCAAATCCAAATGATTGTCGATGCCATGAGTTCCTTCGGGGCGATCCCGATCGATATGGAAGCCATGAATATTAGTTATCTTGCCGCGTCCTCCAATAAAAATCTTCAAGGAATGGCCGGTGTCGCATTTGTAGTTGCTAAAAAGGATCATTTAGAAATGACTAAACACCTTCGCCCGCGAAATTTTTATCTTCATCTTTATTCACAGTACAAATATTTTTTAGAAACGAAGCAGATGCGATTCACCCCTCCGGTGCAGACACTTTATGCTCTAAAGCAGGCTATCATTGAGACACGTCTGGAAGGGATTGAGAAGAGGTATGAGAGATATACCAAATCATGGGAAGTGCTGATCAATGGCATTACTCGCTTGGGTTTAACCCATCTAGTCAAGAAAGAACATCATTCCCGAATCATAACAGCCATTATGGAACCGAATATCCCTAGCTACGATTTTCAGGAGATGCATGATTATTTTTATCGCCACGGATATACCATTTACCCTGGCAAGCTCGACGGACAGAATACTTTCAGGGTAGCAAATATCGGGGATATTACCTATAAGGACATGGAATTATTTGTAAATTTACTTGAACAGTATCTAATAAGCATAGGTTACTGCACGGAAAGGAAGGAGATTAATGGCGATTCCAAAACATAG
- a CDS encoding L,D-transpeptidase family protein: MYKHIVKQGETIFSIAMDYRISVQALLRANRLTISSILVPGQAIIIPHLPAKGSIPYTIHISVGRRQLTLKNKGNIVRTYPIGVGKMVTATPVGDFVIVNRQPNPGGPFGAMWLSLSKIHYGIHGTNDPSSIGKYVSKGCIRMHNKDVLELASMVPNGTEVFIRP; this comes from the coding sequence ATGTACAAACATATTGTCAAACAAGGAGAAACCATCTTTTCCATTGCGATGGATTATCGCATCTCCGTGCAAGCGTTGTTAAGAGCCAATCGTTTAACCATATCTTCTATCCTCGTTCCCGGCCAGGCGATTATTATTCCTCATCTTCCTGCAAAAGGCTCTATTCCATATACAATCCATATTTCTGTCGGCCGTCGGCAGTTAACATTAAAAAATAAGGGAAACATCGTTCGTACGTATCCAATTGGTGTTGGAAAAATGGTGACCGCAACACCTGTTGGCGACTTTGTCATTGTCAATCGTCAACCAAATCCTGGCGGACCGTTTGGTGCTATGTGGTTAAGTTTATCAAAAATTCATTATGGCATTCACGGCACAAATGATCCATCTTCCATCGGAAAATACGTATCAAAAGGATGCATCCGAATGCACAACAAAGACGTACTGGAATTAGCTTCGATGGTGCCAAACGGAACAGAAGTTTTCATCCGGCCATAA
- a CDS encoding YheC/YheD family protein, which produces MKLSIGMIESLRIPLSGRYEIRREGNEILIGPYIGILTASKKSILDDTVQYLSNYLYDYDRIGGAIVAFSLEGMDPFKYTIEGYMFNPDTKEWEQGVYSYPAAVFKTIYLNKSWRNHFQTIFGNRLFNSYVFNKWEMYKWLSQASHLKQYLPETILYKKPEDLEAFLNLHRQIYVKPLHGSMGERIFKVSKSEEHGLKLQYHQDGTPYEMTFSNLFSLADFFKSQFKGKKYILQQALDLISFEGKKIDFRIVMVKDQTGVWNDMCMVAKYGQQGSIVTNILAGGTAEVGEITLQKIFGLSPEEVFKWRKEISRIVHEAAQRIEQCGVHCGNLGVDIGIDNQRRMWIIEMNNLNPSPLFALDINDRPLFYRIKLMNMLYAKRLAGFPEELT; this is translated from the coding sequence ATGAAATTATCGATTGGAATGATTGAGTCCTTAAGGATTCCTCTCAGTGGCCGTTACGAAATCCGGCGGGAGGGAAATGAAATTCTGATCGGGCCTTATATAGGTATTCTGACCGCATCAAAGAAGAGCATTTTGGACGATACCGTGCAATATTTATCCAACTACTTATACGATTATGACCGCATTGGCGGAGCGATTGTTGCTTTTTCACTGGAAGGCATGGATCCTTTCAAATATACAATAGAAGGATATATGTTTAACCCGGACACGAAAGAATGGGAACAAGGCGTTTATTCGTATCCAGCCGCCGTGTTTAAAACGATTTATCTTAACAAAAGCTGGAGAAATCATTTTCAAACGATTTTCGGCAACCGGCTATTTAACAGTTATGTATTTAATAAGTGGGAAATGTATAAATGGTTAAGTCAAGCATCTCACTTAAAGCAGTATTTGCCTGAGACGATTCTCTACAAAAAGCCAGAGGATCTTGAAGCCTTTTTGAACCTTCACCGACAAATTTATGTAAAACCGCTTCATGGCAGCATGGGTGAGAGAATTTTCAAGGTTTCCAAAAGCGAGGAACATGGCCTGAAATTGCAGTATCATCAAGATGGCACCCCTTATGAGATGACTTTTTCCAATCTCTTTAGCCTGGCTGATTTCTTCAAAAGCCAATTCAAGGGGAAAAAGTATATTTTGCAGCAAGCTCTTGACCTGATATCGTTCGAAGGAAAGAAAATCGATTTTCGCATCGTGATGGTAAAAGACCAGACAGGTGTGTGGAATGATATGTGCATGGTGGCCAAATATGGACAGCAAGGCAGCATTGTGACAAATATTTTAGCGGGCGGCACTGCCGAAGTTGGAGAAATTACGCTGCAAAAAATATTTGGTCTTTCCCCCGAAGAGGTCTTTAAGTGGCGGAAAGAAATATCGCGTATCGTACATGAAGCTGCACAAAGGATTGAACAATGTGGGGTGCATTGCGGAAATTTAGGCGTTGATATCGGCATAGACAACCAGAGAAGGATGTGGATCATTGAAATGAACAATCTAAACCCTAGTCCATTGTTTGCTCTTGATATCAATGATCGTCCGCTGTTTTATCGAATAAAGCTGATGAATATGCTTTATGCCAAGAGACTTGCGGGGTTTCCGGAGGAGTTAACATGA
- a CDS encoding NUDIX hydrolase produces MAIPKHRLAASVAVVNSENKILLVKNWKRGWEFPGGYVENGESIKAAAIREVKEEAGIEVRLTKFCGIIQDVENSRCTVLFLGTPVSGELAGGDDALDAGYFTIDEALQKVKWKTYKERIMKCLNEEEHPFFIES; encoded by the coding sequence ATGGCGATTCCAAAACATAGATTAGCGGCTTCCGTAGCTGTTGTAAATAGTGAGAACAAAATTCTTTTAGTTAAGAACTGGAAAAGAGGATGGGAATTCCCTGGCGGTTATGTAGAAAACGGCGAATCCATTAAGGCGGCAGCCATCAGGGAAGTCAAGGAAGAGGCAGGCATTGAAGTCCGTTTGACCAAATTTTGCGGAATCATTCAAGATGTCGAAAACAGCAGATGTACGGTACTTTTTCTCGGGACGCCGGTAAGCGGTGAATTAGCGGGAGGAGACGATGCTTTAGATGCGGGTTATTTTACCATCGATGAGGCCTTGCAGAAGGTCAAATGGAAAACATATAAAGAAAGAATTATGAAATGTTTGAATGAAGAAGAGCATCCTTTTTTCATCGAATCCTAA
- a CDS encoding thermonuclease family protein: MKKRFFSLALPVIATLSAFWGLFPHTSSAATYTATIDHVVDGDTVYLKETIQGTNKVRMLSIDTPETNYQGQSQEPWGTAAKNYLQQLLPSGTRVTIETDVEETDAYGRLLAHIYKGSLDVNKEMVRQGHAVTYYIWPNMLHFEEYQQAYLEAKQNGRGMWNPSNPIPELPFEFRDRVSGQSQDKYVGDFFTKKYVVPSDYKQIPIEKRVFFFTESDALSAGYTKEGSSISSDLVINEVLPASGTNYPKEFVEIYNPTDSPIDLSGYIIDDIVNGGSSPYTIPNGTTIPAKGYFVWETSAYYNNSGDDVTLKSPDGTIIDQYHYSSSIADKSWVRMPDGGSWSTMMDSTPTKGASNN, encoded by the coding sequence GTGAAAAAACGATTTTTTTCTCTAGCTTTACCTGTCATTGCTACTCTTAGTGCGTTTTGGGGGCTTTTCCCGCACACTTCATCTGCTGCTACTTACACCGCTACCATTGATCATGTAGTAGATGGCGATACGGTTTATCTCAAAGAAACCATCCAAGGGACAAACAAGGTAAGAATGCTTTCCATCGATACTCCTGAAACCAACTATCAAGGACAATCTCAAGAACCTTGGGGAACAGCAGCAAAAAACTATCTTCAACAACTCCTTCCATCTGGAACCCGTGTAACAATTGAGACGGATGTAGAGGAAACAGATGCTTATGGTCGCTTACTCGCTCATATTTATAAAGGCTCATTAGATGTCAATAAAGAGATGGTTCGTCAGGGGCATGCCGTGACTTACTATATCTGGCCAAATATGCTTCATTTCGAAGAGTATCAACAAGCTTATCTGGAAGCAAAACAGAACGGTCGGGGAATGTGGAATCCATCCAATCCTATTCCGGAACTTCCTTTTGAGTTTCGTGACCGTGTCTCTGGACAATCTCAAGACAAGTATGTAGGGGATTTCTTCACAAAAAAGTATGTTGTACCAAGCGACTATAAACAAATCCCGATTGAAAAGCGTGTGTTTTTCTTTACGGAATCGGATGCTCTTTCTGCTGGGTATACAAAAGAAGGTTCGTCAATTTCTAGCGACCTTGTGATTAATGAGGTTCTACCTGCATCCGGAACAAACTATCCGAAAGAGTTTGTAGAAATCTACAACCCAACAGATTCTCCCATTGATTTATCTGGCTATATCATTGACGATATTGTCAATGGCGGTTCTTCTCCTTATACCATTCCAAATGGAACGACCATCCCTGCAAAAGGATACTTTGTATGGGAAACAAGTGCCTATTACAATAACTCTGGAGACGATGTAACTTTAAAATCTCCGGATGGGACAATCATTGATCAGTATCACTACTCTTCCTCCATTGCAGATAAATCTTGGGTACGGATGCCAGACGGGGGAAGCTGGTCTACTATGATGGATTCAACACCGACCAAGGGAGCTTCTAACAACTAA